The following proteins are co-located in the Legionella busanensis genome:
- a CDS encoding MFS transporter, whose product MARSVLEINRPPKKSNVKKFAAYPILVITLAAGFLFYKYILQVFPSIITADLMQQFNLSGAGLGGLAATFYYTYMIMQLFVGILLDKYSTRWFTTLAVFSAAVGVLIFSQSQTILIASLARGLMGIGVAFATVAYMKLAATWFEPRHYAFISGLLATAAMAGAVFGQAPLAWLIANFGWRHCLLLVGIVGLFLACLFSFTVRDKQIHSIVRNNITFKDIKQTLRNKQNWLLTLYSGLAFSPIAVFGGLWGNPFLEQAYHLSKTQAASMISCVFIGLGLGSPLLGLLSDKLDNRREIMFFSTLLSCIAITIVLFSSSLSYGILTFLLFLFGFGLGAFMLVFAIAKEANPLALTATIAAMLNTSDAILDAITEPFIGKLLDLTWDGKIVNGLHVFSLSSYRIALTILPIYLIVGAILLIWLKEQPKS is encoded by the coding sequence ATGGCAAGATCAGTTTTAGAAATTAATAGACCTCCGAAAAAATCTAATGTTAAAAAGTTTGCTGCTTATCCTATTTTAGTAATTACCTTAGCAGCAGGATTTCTCTTTTATAAATATATTTTACAGGTTTTCCCAAGTATTATTACGGCTGATTTAATGCAGCAATTTAATCTAAGTGGGGCTGGTTTAGGTGGCTTGGCAGCCACTTTTTATTATACCTATATGATTATGCAACTCTTTGTTGGTATTTTGCTTGATAAATACAGTACACGCTGGTTTACCACTTTAGCTGTTTTTAGCGCTGCGGTAGGTGTTTTAATATTTTCCCAATCACAAACAATATTAATAGCTAGCTTGGCGCGGGGACTTATGGGTATAGGTGTAGCGTTTGCTACAGTTGCTTATATGAAATTAGCTGCTACTTGGTTTGAACCTAGGCACTATGCTTTTATCAGTGGTTTATTGGCTACAGCCGCAATGGCTGGCGCTGTTTTTGGACAAGCGCCGTTAGCTTGGCTAATTGCTAACTTCGGTTGGCGACATTGCCTACTTTTAGTAGGCATAGTAGGCCTTTTTTTAGCATGTTTGTTTTCTTTTACTGTCCGTGATAAGCAAATTCATTCTATTGTGCGAAATAACATTACATTTAAAGATATTAAACAAACGCTAAGAAATAAGCAGAATTGGTTACTAACTCTCTATAGTGGATTAGCATTTTCACCTATTGCAGTTTTTGGTGGTCTTTGGGGAAATCCATTTTTAGAACAAGCCTATCATTTAAGTAAAACACAAGCTGCTTCTATGATATCTTGTGTATTTATTGGGCTAGGTTTAGGTAGTCCTCTTTTAGGTTTACTATCAGATAAATTAGATAATCGACGTGAGATTATGTTTTTTAGCACACTGTTGTCTTGTATCGCAATAACAATTGTTCTATTTAGCTCTTCTCTTTCATATGGTATTTTAACATTTTTATTATTTTTATTTGGTTTTGGCTTGGGCGCTTTTATGCTTGTTTTTGCCATTGCAAAAGAAGCGAATCCGCTAGCATTAACAGCAACTATCGCTGCTATGCTTAATACAAGTGACGCTATCTTAGATGCTATAACAGAACCTTTTATTGGTAAATTATTAGATTTAACTTGGGATGGAAAAATAGTTAATGGACTACATGTATTCTCATTAAGTAGTTACCGTATAGCTTTAACTATTTTACCTATTTATTTAATAGTTGGAGCAATATTATTAATTTGGTTAAAAGAGCAACCAAAGTCATAG
- a CDS encoding rhodanese-like domain-containing protein codes for MPKQHSPRFLALVSEAKREIKEINAPTLKEKIDKQLPMYLIDIREDHEWPIGHIPSAVHLSKGIIERDIEKLVPNADTPIVVYCSGGFRCALVAKTLQEMGYAEVYSLAQGLQGWLDEGYGLEK; via the coding sequence GTGCCAAAACAACATTCTCCCAGATTTTTAGCCTTAGTTTCAGAAGCTAAGAGAGAAATTAAAGAAATTAATGCGCCTACACTTAAAGAAAAAATTGATAAGCAACTACCTATGTATCTTATTGACATACGTGAAGATCACGAATGGCCAATAGGACATATTCCAAGTGCTGTTCATCTGAGTAAAGGTATTATTGAAAGAGATATAGAAAAACTTGTACCCAATGCTGATACACCCATTGTAGTTTACTGTAGTGGAGGCTTTCGTTGCGCTTTAGTTGCTAAAACTTTACAAGAGATGGGTTATGCAGAGGTTTATTCTCTCGCTCAAGGTTTGCAGGGCTGGCTCGATGAAGGGTATGGTCTCGAGAAATAA
- a CDS encoding hotdog fold thioesterase — MAIWFNPISIEYVNQRNQNTLADFLGIKFIEIGDDFLVATMPANERTKQPLGIIHGGANVVLAETLASVAANSVVDLNKFYCVGLEINANHIRPVSKGIVKGITRPIHIGRTTHVWQIDMYSEEGKRSCVSRMTASVVAR, encoded by the coding sequence AACCAACGTAATCAAAATACACTTGCTGATTTTTTAGGTATTAAATTCATTGAAATTGGTGATGATTTCTTAGTAGCAACTATGCCTGCGAATGAACGAACTAAACAGCCATTAGGTATTATTCATGGTGGGGCTAATGTAGTTTTAGCAGAAACACTAGCAAGCGTTGCTGCAAATTCTGTAGTCGATTTAAATAAATTTTATTGTGTTGGTTTAGAAATTAACGCTAATCATATACGCCCGGTCAGTAAAGGGATAGTAAAAGGAATTACCCGCCCTATACATATAGGTCGCACAACTCATGTATGGCAAATAGATATGTATAGTGAAGAGGGTAAGAGAAGTTGTGTATCTAGAATGACTGCTTCAGTTGTAGCACGATAA